One genomic segment of Stigmatella erecta includes these proteins:
- a CDS encoding heparinase II/III family protein, with translation MSTLDYYTTLVRLAPTAVAKSAVRRVQGAARQALYRHRERVDEARLLQAYAAVSADELVNNLLATRHTAIWCETRQRASVLEALAQLPGATGRALERARVALRQEFDVFGTRIIFGEGKPVDWSRDPVSGYAYPLEDVAQLKLLRPGSDPKYPWVLGRLDSLVALGQGYWVEQAAPERARFAQAFVLQTLDFLQANPLGMGVHWTCPMEIALRAANLAQALAMFSEAPEVQRSEFLVPVLGALAEHTAWVEAHLEDQGAIPNNHLLSNYVGLLVTGLLFPELPGAPRQVSLAVKGLRAQMEAQVHPEGTSFEGSIPYHRLAVELFTLAHAVGCSAGVALGEAYEARLRGMFAAVRAWCSEQGLAPQVGDNDSGRIFPFRDRADLEHGYLVPLGAALLGDGTLAGGEFPDEAAWLLGRPGLERFQALRPAAPPTSVSFPAGGFHVLRGAGAVTTVSAGPQGQGGVGGHNHNDKLSFELHLKGVPVIVDPGTGTYTREPAQRNAFRSTAAHNTLMVDGVEQVAIVPERLFALPEAARARVEMFQAGAELDRLTVRHDGYRTLTSPVGIERTFLLDKRERALAVADRLTGTGSHEVVGRLHLPDTHARLRTPSAEEIARALRVPEAPRTFEPLGVELGPEGAARALVLFGLGLEPRLDPAGYSPAYGRVEPARVVTYGVRLTPPAWLRWVVVFL, from the coding sequence ATGAGTACTCTCGACTATTACACGACTCTCGTACGGCTCGCGCCCACGGCGGTGGCGAAGAGCGCCGTGCGGCGCGTTCAAGGCGCTGCCCGGCAGGCGCTCTACCGGCACCGTGAACGGGTGGACGAAGCGCGCCTCCTTCAGGCGTACGCGGCCGTGTCCGCCGATGAGCTGGTGAACAACCTGCTCGCCACGCGCCACACCGCCATCTGGTGTGAGACGCGGCAGCGGGCCTCGGTCCTGGAGGCACTCGCGCAGCTGCCCGGCGCCACCGGGCGGGCGCTCGAGCGGGCCCGGGTGGCGCTCCGCCAGGAGTTCGACGTCTTCGGAACGCGGATCATCTTCGGCGAAGGCAAGCCGGTGGACTGGTCGCGGGATCCGGTGAGCGGTTACGCGTATCCTCTGGAGGATGTGGCGCAGCTGAAGCTGCTGCGGCCGGGCTCGGACCCGAAGTACCCCTGGGTGCTCGGGCGGCTCGACAGCCTCGTGGCGCTGGGACAGGGCTACTGGGTGGAGCAGGCGGCGCCGGAGCGCGCGCGCTTCGCGCAGGCCTTCGTCCTGCAGACCCTGGACTTCCTCCAGGCCAACCCGCTGGGCATGGGCGTCCACTGGACGTGCCCCATGGAGATTGCCCTGCGCGCGGCCAACCTGGCGCAGGCGCTGGCCATGTTCTCGGAGGCGCCGGAGGTGCAGCGCTCCGAGTTCCTCGTGCCCGTGCTGGGCGCGCTGGCCGAGCACACGGCCTGGGTGGAGGCCCATCTGGAGGACCAGGGGGCCATTCCCAACAACCACCTCCTCTCCAATTACGTGGGCCTGCTGGTGACGGGGCTGCTGTTCCCCGAACTGCCCGGCGCGCCGCGCCAGGTGTCCCTGGCGGTGAAGGGGCTGCGCGCGCAGATGGAGGCGCAGGTTCACCCGGAGGGCACGTCCTTCGAGGGCTCCATTCCTTACCACCGGCTCGCGGTGGAGCTGTTCACGCTGGCGCACGCGGTGGGGTGCTCCGCGGGGGTGGCGCTGGGCGAGGCATACGAGGCGCGCCTGCGGGGCATGTTCGCGGCCGTGCGCGCGTGGTGCTCGGAGCAGGGCCTGGCGCCGCAGGTGGGCGACAACGACTCGGGCCGGATCTTCCCCTTCCGGGACCGCGCAGACCTGGAGCACGGCTATCTGGTGCCCCTGGGCGCGGCGCTGCTCGGGGACGGGACGCTGGCGGGCGGCGAGTTTCCGGATGAAGCGGCGTGGCTGCTGGGCCGGCCGGGCCTGGAGCGCTTCCAGGCGCTGCGTCCGGCGGCGCCGCCCACGTCGGTGAGTTTTCCGGCGGGTGGGTTTCACGTGTTGCGCGGCGCGGGCGCAGTGACCACTGTGAGCGCGGGCCCCCAGGGACAGGGCGGAGTGGGGGGCCACAACCACAACGACAAGCTTTCGTTCGAGCTGCACCTGAAGGGCGTGCCCGTCATCGTGGATCCCGGCACGGGCACGTACACGCGGGAGCCCGCGCAGCGCAATGCCTTCCGGAGCACGGCCGCGCACAACACGCTGATGGTGGATGGCGTGGAGCAGGTGGCCATTGTTCCGGAGCGGCTCTTCGCGCTGCCCGAGGCGGCCCGCGCGCGGGTGGAGATGTTCCAGGCGGGGGCCGAGCTGGACCGGCTCACCGTGCGGCATGACGGATACCGGACGTTGACGTCCCCGGTGGGCATCGAGCGGACCTTCCTGCTCGACAAGCGCGAGCGGGCGCTGGCGGTGGCGGACCGGCTGACGGGCACGGGCTCGCACGAAGTGGTGGGCCGGCTGCATTTGCCGGACACGCATGCCCGGTTGCGGACGCCGTCGGCGGAAGAAATCGCCCGGGCCTTGCGCGTACCGGAGGCACCGCGCACCTTCGAGCCGCTCGGTGTGGAGCTGGGCCCCGAGGGGGCCGCGCGCGCACTGGTTCTTTTCGGACTGGGGCTGGAGCCCCGATTGGATCCGGCGGGGTACTCGCCTGCGTATGGACGGGTCGAACCGGCACGGGTGGTGACTTACGGGGTGCGGCTGACGCCCCCGGCGTGGCTGCGGTGGGTGGTCGTCTTTTTGTGA
- a CDS encoding histidine kinase dimerization/phospho-acceptor domain-containing protein: protein MGVERALAAISERALQKGAQAGLEVLPREVMRLTGATSIILYEGKNRISEAGHRVSRPGRGHAPQGFLVRHGRITLAVSPERIGPAERPVLERFARLGSSLLAARQRELDAQARQVRMGRELREQAKALSVRERNRSRASHDLRTPLLVIRGYLDMMRKGMIGEMTPTLERYLERMMSATQDMNTLISQRLAPGNAPEDLRALLGAAFGQPRKPVLSLQCTAAAVPLKAAPAPLALLVRTLARGLEGTGAREVKATIEAREPLKMWRLHLSAPAERPLSKATVKRLEPLVHLLGGTLSIDGGQPLALTLLLPSA from the coding sequence GTGGGCGTCGAACGGGCGCTGGCGGCGATCTCCGAGCGGGCGCTTCAGAAAGGCGCGCAGGCCGGACTGGAGGTGCTCCCCCGGGAGGTGATGAGGCTCACCGGGGCCACGAGCATCATCCTCTATGAAGGAAAGAATCGAATCTCCGAGGCAGGCCACCGGGTGTCCCGTCCTGGACGCGGGCATGCCCCCCAGGGCTTCCTGGTGCGGCATGGGCGGATCACCCTCGCCGTGAGCCCGGAGCGGATTGGCCCGGCGGAGCGGCCCGTGCTGGAGCGGTTCGCCCGGCTGGGCAGCAGCCTCCTGGCGGCGCGCCAGCGGGAGCTCGACGCCCAGGCGCGGCAGGTCCGCATGGGCCGGGAGCTGCGCGAGCAGGCCAAGGCCTTGAGCGTCCGCGAGCGCAACCGCTCCCGGGCCTCGCATGACCTGCGGACCCCGCTGCTCGTCATCCGCGGCTACCTGGACATGATGCGCAAGGGGATGATCGGCGAGATGACGCCGACCCTGGAGCGCTACCTGGAGCGCATGATGAGCGCCACCCAGGACATGAACACCCTCATTTCCCAGCGGCTGGCCCCGGGCAACGCCCCGGAGGACCTGCGCGCCCTGCTGGGCGCCGCCTTCGGCCAGCCCCGGAAGCCGGTCCTGAGCCTCCAGTGCACGGCGGCGGCCGTGCCGTTGAAGGCAGCCCCGGCCCCCTTGGCCCTGCTGGTGCGCACGCTGGCCCGGGGCCTGGAGGGCACCGGCGCCCGGGAGGTGAAGGCCACCATCGAGGCGCGCGAGCCCCTGAAGATGTGGCGGCTGCACCTGAGCGCCCCGGCGGAGCGCCCCCTCTCGAAGGCCACGGTGAAGCGGCTGGAGCCGCTCGTTCACCTGCTGGGGGGCACCCTGTCGATCGACGGCGGGCAGCCGCTGGCGCTCACCCTGCTCCTGCCCTCGGCCTGA
- a CDS encoding hybrid sensor histidine kinase/response regulator, which yields MDPQVLRSIWPIFSAETREQIQAIGTKVLGLEQEPSEREPDLLPSLKRLVHSLKGSAASLGLMDIEQVVHAIEDGLARLSPGDRLARDLVEATLRGLSSIEVALGRGDVGETPSIDGLPSLLTALGKEAEPPSPAEGFQQDSLESLDKLETVLIALCSPNVPDRISLVQSAVATAQGLQDGAESAQDGRVGPIAERVAASFAKMEQPGDAASIAASELAGLLVELRAALTPATPEPAAPSPAKPAAPEVVPARAPAEAPSGESAAGSAQRGQVDQAIRVSVKTLDSLALQVEHLIAGRFQQARRTESQRELLDRTHDVVVGLERAASQLSLSGGGPVLDSLRASASHLRDVQKKLADLLKEATRDGEQLNLVAQVVRDDLRDLRMVPSAQMLEPLRRTVRELGARLGKKVELVLAGTEVRLDRRILDALKDPLLHLVRNAIDHGLETPEIRRATGKSETGRLWVRVESRGTRIAVVVEDNGAGLSPERVRATAVKRGLLSAEAAARLPDEQAARLIFQPGFSTRDEVTATSGRGVGLDVVHATAQRLQGAVDVAYTEGQGTRFTIDLPLTLAAALGLMVRVGTNVVVVPSDVVKRVVRLPPEDVGTVAGRVVARVDGEQLGFRSLAESIGLPRLPMALDSGKVQTAMLLTLGQDRAVFAIDEVVGQQDIVVRSLGRHLKEVTHLAGAAVLDDGRLVPVINAPELLRAASPTARITAEVRRPRILVCDDALTTRFAMKALLEIAGYPVVTAADGQEAWEVLERTQCQLVVSDWQMPRLDGVGLARRIRAHPTLNRTPIILVTSLDSPEERAAGLEAGADGYIVKREVERGKLLELVRQLMPASG from the coding sequence ATGGATCCGCAGGTGCTTCGCAGCATCTGGCCCATCTTCTCCGCGGAGACGCGAGAGCAGATCCAGGCCATCGGTACGAAAGTCCTCGGGCTGGAGCAGGAGCCGTCCGAGCGTGAACCGGACCTGCTTCCGTCGCTGAAGCGGCTGGTGCACAGCCTCAAGGGCTCCGCCGCGAGCCTGGGCCTCATGGACATCGAGCAGGTGGTCCACGCCATCGAGGATGGCCTGGCGCGCCTGAGCCCTGGGGACCGGCTGGCCCGGGATTTGGTGGAGGCGACCCTGCGGGGGCTCTCCTCCATCGAGGTGGCGCTCGGCCGGGGGGACGTGGGCGAGACGCCCTCCATCGATGGCCTGCCGTCGCTGCTGACCGCCCTGGGCAAGGAGGCCGAGCCTCCCAGCCCCGCGGAGGGGTTCCAGCAGGACTCGCTCGAGTCGCTGGACAAGCTCGAGACGGTGTTGATCGCCCTGTGCTCGCCGAACGTGCCGGACCGCATCTCCCTGGTGCAGTCGGCGGTGGCGACGGCGCAGGGGCTCCAGGATGGGGCCGAATCCGCCCAGGATGGGCGCGTCGGGCCCATCGCGGAGCGGGTGGCCGCGAGCTTCGCGAAGATGGAGCAGCCCGGGGACGCCGCGAGCATCGCCGCCTCGGAGCTCGCGGGGTTGCTCGTGGAGCTGCGCGCGGCGTTGACGCCCGCCACGCCCGAGCCGGCCGCCCCTTCGCCCGCCAAGCCCGCGGCCCCCGAGGTGGTGCCGGCCCGGGCTCCCGCCGAGGCGCCCTCCGGCGAGTCCGCGGCCGGGAGCGCCCAGCGGGGACAGGTGGATCAGGCGATTCGCGTCTCGGTGAAGACGCTGGATTCGCTGGCGCTCCAGGTGGAGCACCTCATCGCGGGCCGCTTCCAGCAGGCGCGGCGCACCGAGTCCCAGCGGGAGCTGCTGGACCGGACGCACGACGTGGTGGTGGGCCTGGAGCGGGCCGCCTCGCAGCTGTCGCTGTCCGGGGGCGGGCCCGTGCTGGACTCGCTGCGCGCCAGCGCCAGCCACCTGCGGGACGTGCAGAAGAAGCTGGCGGATCTGCTCAAGGAGGCCACCCGGGACGGGGAGCAGCTCAACCTCGTGGCGCAGGTGGTGCGCGATGACCTGAGGGATCTGCGCATGGTGCCCTCCGCGCAGATGCTCGAGCCGCTGCGCCGCACGGTGCGCGAGCTGGGCGCGCGCCTGGGCAAGAAGGTGGAGCTCGTCCTCGCGGGGACGGAGGTCCGCCTGGACCGCCGCATCCTGGATGCCCTGAAGGATCCGCTGCTGCACCTGGTGCGCAACGCCATCGACCATGGCCTGGAGACGCCGGAGATCCGGCGCGCCACGGGGAAGTCCGAGACGGGCCGGCTCTGGGTCCGCGTGGAGTCCCGGGGCACCCGCATCGCCGTGGTGGTGGAGGACAACGGCGCGGGCCTGTCGCCGGAGCGCGTGCGCGCCACGGCGGTGAAGCGCGGGTTGCTGTCCGCCGAGGCGGCGGCCCGGCTGCCGGATGAGCAGGCCGCGCGGCTCATCTTCCAGCCTGGCTTCTCCACGCGGGACGAGGTGACGGCGACCTCCGGCCGCGGCGTGGGGTTGGACGTGGTGCACGCCACCGCCCAGCGCCTCCAGGGCGCGGTCGACGTGGCGTACACCGAAGGGCAGGGGACGCGCTTCACCATCGACTTGCCCCTGACGCTGGCCGCCGCCCTGGGATTGATGGTGCGGGTGGGCACCAATGTCGTGGTCGTCCCCTCCGATGTCGTCAAGCGCGTGGTGCGGTTGCCGCCGGAGGACGTGGGCACGGTGGCGGGCCGGGTCGTGGCCCGGGTGGATGGCGAGCAGCTCGGGTTCCGTTCGCTCGCGGAGTCCATTGGCCTGCCCCGGCTTCCCATGGCGCTCGATTCGGGCAAGGTGCAGACGGCGATGCTGCTCACGCTGGGGCAGGACCGCGCCGTGTTCGCCATCGACGAGGTGGTGGGCCAGCAGGACATCGTCGTCCGGTCGCTGGGCCGGCACCTGAAGGAAGTGACGCACCTGGCGGGCGCGGCGGTGCTGGATGATGGCCGCCTGGTGCCCGTCATCAACGCCCCGGAGCTGCTGCGCGCCGCCTCGCCCACGGCCCGTATCACCGCGGAGGTGCGCCGCCCGCGCATCCTCGTCTGCGACGACGCGCTCACCACCCGCTTCGCCATGAAGGCGCTGCTGGAGATCGCCGGCTATCCGGTGGTCACCGCCGCGGACGGCCAGGAGGCGTGGGAGGTGCTGGAGCGGACCCAGTGCCAGCTCGTCGTCAGCGACTGGCAGATGCCCCGGCTGGATGGCGTGGGGCTTGCCCGGCGCATCCGGGCCCACCCGACGCTCAACCGCACGCCCATCATCCTCGTCACCTCGCTCGACAGCCCCGAGGAGCGGGCCGCTGGACTCGAGGCGGGCGCGGATGGCTACATCGTCAAGCGCGAGGTCGAGCGCGGCAAGCTGCTGGAGCTCGTGCGCCAGCTCATGCCCGCCTCCGGGTGA
- a CDS encoding chemotaxis protein CheW, producing the protein MPHDDARQEIDYAGLKRRLDDSRALGFDEDFSPEKRREVLAARAKMLAKSREEERPSVLTVLTFHVGGERYAVPIEQVDHVMESRGLCSLPGAPRHVLGAIFSRSRVVPVLDLRQMLGLEGGGMSDLGKVVVVDVGGEAFGVAAEQVDGRQELLRTTLSQPPPGPFLFLTPDRLTVLDVEKLGSPATARRG; encoded by the coding sequence ATGCCCCACGATGACGCCAGACAGGAGATCGACTACGCCGGGTTGAAGCGGCGGCTCGACGACTCGCGTGCGTTGGGGTTCGACGAGGACTTCAGCCCGGAGAAGCGCCGGGAGGTGCTGGCGGCCCGCGCGAAGATGCTGGCGAAGTCGCGCGAGGAGGAGCGCCCCTCGGTGCTCACGGTGCTCACCTTCCATGTGGGCGGTGAGCGCTACGCGGTCCCCATCGAGCAGGTGGACCACGTGATGGAGTCGCGCGGCCTGTGCTCGCTGCCCGGGGCGCCGCGGCACGTGCTGGGGGCCATCTTCTCGCGCTCGCGCGTGGTGCCCGTGCTGGACTTGCGGCAGATGCTGGGGCTGGAGGGCGGCGGCATGTCCGATCTGGGCAAGGTGGTGGTGGTGGACGTAGGGGGCGAGGCCTTCGGGGTCGCCGCGGAGCAGGTCGATGGGCGCCAGGAGCTGCTGCGCACCACGTTGTCCCAGCCGCCCCCGGGACCCTTCTTGTTCCTCACCCCGGACCGGCTGACGGTGCTCGACGTGGAGAAGCTCGGCAGTCCTGCCACGGCGAGACGAGGATAG
- a CDS encoding response regulator, which translates to MKVLIVEDTKTITNLLQVYLMGWGLQFFDAGNGVQGLARAREMKPDLIISDVQMPEMDGFALCAAIRADSALHATPFLLLTSLKDDASRQRGRLVGASAFLNKPVSVDELRERVRELLKLPMKTPAGR; encoded by the coding sequence ATGAAGGTCCTGATCGTCGAGGACACCAAGACGATCACCAATTTGCTCCAGGTGTACTTGATGGGCTGGGGGCTCCAGTTCTTCGATGCCGGCAACGGCGTCCAGGGGCTGGCGCGGGCGCGAGAGATGAAGCCAGACCTCATCATCTCCGATGTGCAGATGCCGGAGATGGATGGCTTCGCGCTGTGCGCGGCGATCCGGGCGGACTCGGCGCTGCACGCCACCCCCTTCCTGCTGCTCACCTCCCTGAAGGACGACGCGAGCCGGCAGCGCGGGCGGCTGGTGGGGGCGAGCGCCTTCCTCAACAAGCCGGTCTCGGTGGATGAGCTGCGCGAGCGCGTCCGCGAACTGCTGAAGCTGCCCATGAAGACCCCGGCGGGACGCTAA
- a CDS encoding methyl-accepting chemotaxis protein has translation MPGSQTVGRLSLRTKILWITGLSGGLVAGILSAVFLMQMRDALRAELATRARVISIQMGNHLAPDVASVDQVMLQKEVDATLRDVPDVAYVLVRNQVGTVLAMAHKKEFTGAERVKATQGTEAMDRWVMVAEKPALETSTPIQYAMRGDAVPSRVGTVQVGIQLDSLSESISSVVWQALGLGLLVLVLCLIAAALLSQLVTVPLERLGKAAAGIASGDLRQQIAVGGNDEIGELARSFAKMAETVTHMLSDLRSAAADIEREATSVLTTSTQQSAMAHEQASAINETSTTVAEIAQTSKQATTYADSVISGTQRSEALSSEGQKVVAESVAGMEKLGQQVRAIAVAITELHERTLQISDIITTVRDVAEQSNLLALNASIEAAKAGEHGRGFAVVAMEMRTLAEQSKVAANQVRGLLGEVQKGTKAAVAVTEEGSRRAQAAMALAQSAGSAILGLAEVIRESSSAARQIAGNTRQQTIGVEQIATAMSELSSATADSVLGTRQIEQVAGNLSNLSKRFSELVGRYQL, from the coding sequence ATGCCCGGCAGTCAAACGGTGGGACGGCTCAGCCTGCGTACCAAGATCCTCTGGATCACCGGCCTGTCCGGGGGCCTGGTGGCGGGCATTCTGAGCGCGGTGTTCTTGATGCAGATGCGGGATGCGCTGCGCGCCGAGCTGGCCACGCGGGCGCGGGTCATCAGCATCCAGATGGGCAACCACCTGGCGCCGGACGTGGCGTCCGTGGATCAGGTGATGCTTCAGAAAGAGGTGGACGCCACCCTGCGCGACGTGCCGGACGTGGCCTACGTGCTGGTGCGCAACCAGGTGGGCACCGTGCTGGCGATGGCCCACAAGAAGGAATTCACCGGCGCCGAGAGGGTGAAGGCCACCCAGGGCACCGAGGCCATGGACCGGTGGGTGATGGTGGCGGAGAAGCCGGCGCTGGAGACCTCCACGCCCATCCAATACGCCATGCGCGGGGATGCGGTGCCCTCGCGGGTCGGCACGGTGCAGGTGGGCATCCAGCTCGACTCGCTCTCGGAGTCCATCTCCTCCGTGGTGTGGCAGGCGCTGGGGCTGGGGCTGCTGGTGCTGGTGCTGTGCCTCATCGCCGCGGCGCTGCTGTCCCAGCTGGTGACGGTGCCGCTGGAGCGGCTGGGCAAGGCGGCGGCGGGCATCGCCTCGGGCGACCTGCGCCAGCAGATCGCCGTCGGCGGCAACGACGAGATCGGCGAGCTGGCCCGGAGCTTCGCGAAGATGGCGGAGACGGTGACGCACATGCTGTCGGACTTGCGCAGCGCCGCGGCGGACATCGAGCGCGAGGCGACGAGCGTGCTCACCACCTCCACGCAGCAGTCCGCCATGGCCCACGAGCAGGCCTCCGCCATCAACGAGACGAGCACCACGGTGGCGGAGATCGCCCAGACCTCCAAGCAGGCAACCACCTACGCCGACTCGGTGATCAGCGGCACGCAGCGCTCCGAGGCCCTGTCCAGCGAGGGCCAGAAGGTGGTGGCCGAGAGCGTGGCGGGCATGGAGAAGCTGGGGCAGCAGGTGCGCGCCATCGCGGTGGCCATCACCGAGCTGCACGAGCGCACGCTGCAGATCAGCGACATCATCACCACGGTGCGGGATGTGGCCGAGCAGTCGAACCTGCTGGCGCTCAACGCCTCCATCGAGGCGGCCAAGGCGGGCGAGCACGGCCGGGGCTTCGCGGTGGTGGCCATGGAGATGCGCACCCTGGCCGAGCAGTCCAAGGTGGCCGCCAACCAGGTGCGCGGCCTCCTCGGGGAGGTGCAGAAGGGCACCAAGGCGGCGGTGGCGGTCACCGAGGAGGGCAGCCGCCGCGCTCAGGCCGCCATGGCGCTGGCCCAGAGCGCGGGCTCGGCGATTCTCGGCCTGGCGGAAGTCATCCGCGAGTCCTCCTCGGCGGCCCGGCAGATCGCCGGCAACACCCGGCAGCAGACCATTGGCGTGGAGCAGATCGCCACCGCCATGAGCGAGCTGTCCTCCGCGACGGCGGACAGTGTCCTGGGCACCCGGCAAATCGAACAGGTGGCAGGCAATCTTTCCAATCTCTCCAAGCGCTTCTCGGAGCTTGTAGGTAGATACCAGCTATGA
- a CDS encoding CheR family methyltransferase, producing the protein MNEVVRADVLDEATLSRVEDVLREASGLTLTASVRRSLGTALVRAAEARKLTTPVFLKALLAREPLAVETFIEHAVIGETYFFRHPEHLRELTRVAAARGGPVHIWSAGCATGEEPYSITMALLAANVPVDNIHVLATDISARSLSRARVGTYSPWSVRRVEPTMEKRFLTAHAGGMSVCTQARQPVEFRRHNLVSDLAPVSNQDAVFCRNVLIYFPPELVRQVLAKLVGALAPGGLLFLSPAEVPLANGLGLEMLDVEGTPVLRRPVVPLEPPKEPPAAQALARWKLEPRAARIAPTAPMTRLPLVQNALKVVPPAPPPREEAPAEDDAMRQALAAAREGQYERAEALARDAARKMVPEAYLLLAMVAETRGDLNGAVDCVRKALYLEPQLALGHATLVTLYTRLERREDAERARQNALRVLDGLDDEHPLRGVEMMTVGGLRRALSARGRAG; encoded by the coding sequence GTGAACGAAGTCGTCCGGGCGGACGTGCTCGACGAGGCCACGCTCAGCCGGGTCGAGGATGTCCTGCGGGAGGCCAGTGGCCTGACCCTCACCGCCAGCGTGCGGCGCTCGCTGGGCACCGCGCTCGTGCGGGCCGCGGAGGCGCGCAAGCTCACCACCCCCGTGTTCCTCAAGGCCCTGCTGGCGCGCGAGCCCCTGGCGGTGGAGACCTTCATCGAGCACGCGGTGATCGGCGAGACGTACTTCTTCCGCCACCCCGAGCACCTGCGCGAGCTGACCCGCGTGGCCGCCGCGCGCGGCGGGCCCGTGCACATCTGGAGCGCCGGCTGCGCCACGGGCGAGGAGCCCTACAGCATCACCATGGCGCTGCTGGCGGCCAACGTCCCCGTGGACAACATCCACGTGCTGGCCACCGACATCTCGGCCCGCTCCCTGAGCCGGGCCCGCGTGGGCACCTACAGCCCCTGGTCCGTGCGGCGCGTCGAGCCCACCATGGAGAAGCGCTTCCTGACGGCCCATGCCGGCGGGATGTCCGTGTGCACCCAGGCGCGGCAGCCGGTGGAGTTCCGCCGGCACAACCTCGTCTCGGACCTGGCGCCCGTGTCCAACCAGGACGCGGTCTTCTGCCGCAACGTGCTCATCTACTTTCCGCCGGAGCTGGTGCGCCAGGTGCTCGCCAAGCTCGTGGGGGCGCTGGCCCCCGGAGGGCTGCTGTTCCTGTCGCCCGCGGAGGTGCCGCTGGCCAACGGGCTGGGCCTGGAGATGCTCGATGTGGAGGGCACCCCCGTGCTGCGCCGCCCCGTGGTCCCCCTGGAGCCGCCGAAGGAGCCGCCCGCCGCCCAGGCCCTGGCGCGCTGGAAGCTGGAGCCCCGGGCGGCGCGCATCGCCCCGACGGCCCCCATGACACGGCTGCCCCTGGTCCAGAACGCGCTCAAGGTGGTGCCGCCCGCGCCGCCGCCCCGGGAGGAGGCGCCCGCCGAGGATGATGCGATGCGTCAAGCCCTCGCCGCCGCCCGGGAGGGCCAGTACGAGCGGGCCGAGGCGCTGGCGCGGGACGCGGCGCGCAAGATGGTTCCGGAGGCCTACCTGCTCCTGGCCATGGTGGCCGAGACGCGGGGAGATCTGAACGGCGCAGTGGACTGTGTGCGAAAGGCGCTATACCTGGAGCCGCAACTGGCGCTCGGCCACGCTACGCTGGTGACGCTCTACACGCGGCTGGAGCGCCGGGAGGACGCGGAGCGGGCGCGGCAGAACGCGCTGAGGGTGCTGGACGGGTTGGATGATGAGCACCCCCTGCGCGGGGTGGAGATGATGACCGTGGGCGGCCTGCGGCGGGCGCTCTCGGCGAGGGGCCGGGCGGGTTGA
- a CDS encoding chemotaxis protein CheW, which translates to MAETPTTPAEAHARRASVQQRLSLLEGELQQLRQELTHLDGELRLPGLYLTLEVAGAQALLPTEVVQEVVRLVEIQPLPGAPAHVAGAFVYRGTSAIVVDLAVLLGVRREPEMDAHLVVCAGARTVALLVDRVRDIVDTPALVEGDAAGEHRSPWDTTGLMGGLCRLPEGGLLPLLRTAGLLVTPEGT; encoded by the coding sequence ATGGCCGAAACCCCCACAACCCCCGCCGAAGCCCATGCACGCCGTGCCTCCGTCCAGCAACGGCTGTCCCTGCTGGAGGGAGAGCTGCAGCAACTGCGGCAAGAGCTGACCCACCTCGATGGGGAGCTGCGGCTGCCGGGGCTGTACCTCACGCTGGAGGTGGCCGGCGCCCAGGCGCTCTTGCCCACCGAGGTGGTCCAGGAAGTGGTCCGGCTGGTGGAGATTCAGCCGCTGCCCGGGGCCCCTGCCCATGTGGCCGGCGCGTTCGTCTACCGGGGAACCTCCGCCATCGTGGTGGACCTGGCCGTGCTGCTGGGCGTCCGCCGGGAGCCGGAGATGGATGCGCACCTGGTGGTCTGCGCGGGGGCGCGCACCGTGGCGCTGCTGGTGGACCGGGTGCGTGACATCGTCGACACGCCCGCCCTGGTGGAAGGGGATGCGGCCGGTGAGCACCGCTCGCCGTGGGACACGACGGGGCTGATGGGTGGTTTGTGCCGGCTTCCCGAGGGAGGGCTTCTGCCGCTGCTGCGGACCGCGGGCCTGCTGGTCACTCCGGAGGGGACGTGA